In the genome of Gloeotrichia echinulata CP02, one region contains:
- a CDS encoding calcium-binding protein, translated as MANINVINGTAGNNTLNGGTGHDLISGLAGNDTINGGAGNDTLFGGIGNDILNGGTGNDSLDGGFDNDTLRGSTGNDTLNGDTGSDTADYSTLAQSITLLPTGTVNKAGGAGTDQLIDIEKIIANAKVGNNTIDASSAVGASINVNLTTQTLVVNGVPGVGPFTVVNFDNVKGTYLDDSIFGDSQNNSLIGNGGADYINGGAGNDSINGGDGNDSLLGGLGNDTLLGFNGYDFLDGGDGNDSLNGESGNDTLIGGAGADILNGGLDDDILIGGFGNDNLNGGAGADKFVFNSLFEGLDIISDFNVVENDKIQISTSGFGSSSFSNFSYNSSTGNLLFQGTAFANIQNPSFNPSLNIEFIA; from the coding sequence ATGGCTAATATCAACGTTATCAACGGTACTGCTGGCAATAACACCCTCAATGGTGGCACTGGTCATGACCTCATATCCGGTCTGGCCGGCAATGACACCATCAATGGCGGTGCTGGTAATGACACCCTATTTGGAGGCATTGGTAATGACATCCTCAATGGTGGCACTGGCAATGACTCTCTTGATGGTGGTTTTGATAATGACACTCTCAGGGGAAGTACTGGTAACGATACCTTAAATGGAGATACGGGTTCTGATACGGCTGATTACAGCACTCTGGCGCAGAGCATTACTCTATTACCAACTGGAACTGTCAATAAAGCTGGGGGTGCCGGCACAGATCAACTGATTGATATCGAGAAAATCATTGCCAATGCTAAAGTCGGTAATAACACCATAGATGCTTCCAGCGCAGTTGGTGCATCAATTAATGTCAACCTTACGACTCAAACCTTGGTGGTAAATGGCGTTCCTGGTGTCGGTCCGTTTACAGTCGTTAACTTTGACAATGTTAAAGGTACATATCTCGATGACAGTATCTTTGGTGACAGCCAAAATAACTCCTTAATTGGGAATGGCGGCGCTGACTACATCAATGGTGGCGCTGGTAATGACTCTATTAATGGTGGTGATGGCAATGACAGCTTGCTTGGTGGCTTAGGAAATGACACCCTCTTAGGTTTCAATGGATATGACTTCCTTGATGGTGGTGATGGCAATGACAGCCTCAATGGTGAAAGCGGCAATGACACCTTAATCGGTGGTGCTGGTGCGGACATCCTCAATGGTGGCCTTGATGATGACATCCTAATTGGTGGCTTTGGTAATGACAACCTCAATGGTGGTGCTGGTGCAGATAAATTTGTGTTCAACAGCCTATTTGAAGGATTGGATATCATCTCAGACTTTAACGTTGTTGAGAATGACAAAATCCAGATTTCTACATCAGGGTTTGGCTCTAGTTCCTTTAGCAATTTCAGCTACAACTCATCAACTGGTAACTTGTTATTCCAAGGCACTGCATTCGCCAACATTCAAAACCCCTCATTTAACCCCTCTCTCAACATCGAGTTTATCGCCTAA